In Anseongella ginsenosidimutans, one genomic interval encodes:
- a CDS encoding FecR family protein has product MEAGKFYDQYTIEDFILDERFHDWVTHGRDDEFWQAQLRNCPEKSDMIHAARDFILNLKIREHLPGSYREQAAVQRFRELTRQDGKGIPGEMTRMEDGRAATAPARAGLKWLRGVAASLLVLCLLGGGTWMLFKKKPVLVKTEYGQMKQVKLPDNSIIYLNANSNLRYEKSLLGGFSREVWLEGEAFFEVEKQENGSGGYRNFLVHTQGLAVEVLGTSFNVRDRHAVSSVTLQSGKVEVNMDEGRKVMLEPGERVEISRKAKSVIKNKVKPERYTSWKNLRYTFDQTPVSELVQIINDNYGLQVLITDKKIAGSKLSGVLEANNLQTFVNALSFVLNITIRKEGNQLIFEPKQE; this is encoded by the coding sequence ATGGAAGCAGGAAAATTCTACGATCAATATACAATAGAAGATTTTATTCTTGACGAGCGTTTCCACGATTGGGTTACGCACGGCCGGGACGATGAGTTTTGGCAGGCGCAGCTCCGGAATTGTCCTGAAAAAAGTGACATGATCCACGCTGCCCGGGATTTTATCCTGAACCTGAAGATCAGGGAACACCTTCCGGGAAGCTATCGCGAGCAAGCCGCCGTGCAACGGTTCAGGGAACTGACCCGGCAAGACGGGAAGGGCATTCCGGGAGAAATGACCCGGATGGAAGATGGGAGAGCGGCAACCGCTCCCGCCCGTGCAGGCTTAAAATGGTTGAGAGGAGTTGCGGCTTCGCTGCTGGTCCTTTGCCTGCTGGGAGGCGGAACCTGGATGCTCTTTAAAAAAAAACCGGTTTTGGTCAAAACGGAGTACGGACAAATGAAACAGGTGAAATTACCTGATAATTCCATTATATACCTGAATGCTAATTCTAACCTCCGGTATGAAAAGAGCCTTTTAGGCGGCTTCTCCAGGGAAGTCTGGCTGGAAGGGGAAGCTTTTTTCGAGGTTGAAAAACAGGAGAACGGATCCGGCGGATACCGGAATTTCCTGGTTCATACCCAGGGCCTGGCCGTGGAGGTGCTTGGTACATCCTTTAATGTCAGGGACCGGCATGCGGTCAGCAGCGTAACCCTCCAAAGCGGGAAAGTAGAGGTAAATATGGACGAGGGCAGGAAAGTAATGCTGGAGCCGGGAGAACGCGTAGAGATTAGCCGGAAAGCCAAAAGCGTCATAAAGAATAAGGTGAAACCGGAGCGGTACACCTCCTGGAAAAATCTTCGCTATACGTTTGATCAGACCCCGGTGAGCGAACTTGTGCAAATCATCAATGATAATTACGGGCTGCAGGTGCTGATAACCGATAAAAAAATAGCCGGCAGCAAGCTGTCGGGCGTACTGGAAGCAAATAACCTCCAGACCTTTGTGAACGCCTTATCTTTTGTTTTGAACATAACAATCAGGAAAGAGGGAAATCAATTGATTTTTGAACCTAAACAAGAATAA
- a CDS encoding SusC/RagA family TonB-linked outer membrane protein, protein MRKRGGIARIILGACCMIGGMALCSATGAQDYVFSSVRPATEKTVSGNRQLSLRKFLSAFEDDYAMKFVCKSELLRMEISADGNKQFKSQAEAEKYLLERLVNYRFTIKKLADRQYAISRARSRITGISGGLTASMSGAGFREYVPERPLQNTVNGTVTDTAGLPLPGVTVLVKSTTIGTSTGGNGEFTIQAGENDVLVFSMVGFATQEVPVTLGEPMNIQLRQDAQQLDQVVVVGYGTQKKAVVSGAVATVDGDELTKSPTVNLTNTLAGRLPGVTAMQASGEPGYDNSSIRIRGVNSLGNSDALIVIDGVPNRAGGLARINPADVESISVLKDASAAIYGSRAANGVILVTTKRGQTGKPQLSYDFSYGLQQPTRVPEMSDAPEYATIRNELQIFDNLPSDEWQAAWNAFNAGEVYQRNNGGELGAIYSPEELQKFRDGSDPLRYPNTDWFATTLKDWSPQQQHNLQISGGTENVKYLASLGYQNQDGYYRESATGYKQYDLRLNLDAKINDYISARLGITAREEFRHFPTLGAGAIFRMIMRGKPTEMEVWPNGLPGPDIEFGQNPYVITTDLTGYDRDKRDYFQTNGQVDITIPGVEGLKITGQAAIDKFSGRRKRWEKPWTLYYWDGTSFEEDGVTPALRGEVRSPFTDPRLQEWAASELAVNLTGMVNYDRVFGGHTLNLLAGVQREEVEHDNFWAFRRYFISGLIDQLSVGGTEEQNIGVGDGDPYSLFQRARLSYFGRVGYNYKEKYLAEFLWRVDGSYIFPPENRFGFFPGITLGWRISEEPFWKDNISFVNNLKIRGSWGQMGAEAYLPDINNLGSAGTLAQYQYLASMGYGSYIIADQVTQSLSESNVPNLNFGWEVANNMNIGLEAAFLDHKLNLEFEYFNNKRTQILITRGGSIPGSSGIVNKLPPVNLGEVTNKGWEYQVGYGDQKGDFSYNVSVNGGYAKSEIVFWDETPGAPEWQQTTGSPIGAFLLYQYDGVFRDQAAIDANTIDYSAISGTLQPGDMKFKDVNNDGKIDGDDQVRMDQTDVPTFSGGLNINLRFRNFDLSVLFQGAAGALQFVGLTESGDIGNYLKWSYDHRWTIDNPSSVDPRLANRGNTYYTNFSIAGENTYWARKNDYLRLKNLEIGYTLPATLTERWSISNLRVYISGLNLATWDEIEVWDPESTNNSGQYYPQARVINAGINVAF, encoded by the coding sequence ATGAGAAAAAGAGGTGGTATTGCCAGAATTATACTGGGCGCATGCTGCATGATAGGAGGTATGGCCTTGTGTTCTGCTACGGGAGCGCAGGACTACGTTTTTTCGTCGGTGAGGCCGGCTACGGAAAAAACAGTTAGCGGGAATCGCCAGCTATCCCTGCGTAAGTTCCTGTCGGCTTTCGAGGATGATTATGCAATGAAATTTGTCTGCAAGTCCGAACTGCTGCGTATGGAGATCTCGGCAGATGGAAATAAGCAGTTTAAAAGCCAGGCGGAAGCGGAAAAATACTTGCTGGAAAGGCTGGTAAATTACAGGTTTACGATCAAAAAGCTAGCCGACCGCCAGTATGCGATCAGCCGGGCCAGGTCCAGGATCACCGGCATAAGCGGAGGCCTTACCGCTTCCATGTCCGGGGCCGGATTCAGGGAGTATGTTCCTGAGAGACCGTTACAAAATACGGTGAACGGTACGGTCACAGATACCGCCGGCCTGCCTCTTCCGGGGGTAACCGTACTGGTAAAGAGTACCACTATTGGTACCTCCACCGGCGGAAATGGCGAGTTTACGATCCAGGCCGGAGAAAACGACGTGCTTGTTTTCAGCATGGTCGGTTTTGCCACCCAGGAGGTCCCCGTCACTCTCGGAGAGCCCATGAATATCCAGTTGCGGCAGGACGCCCAACAGCTGGACCAGGTAGTGGTAGTCGGTTACGGCACCCAGAAAAAAGCGGTGGTGTCCGGAGCGGTGGCCACGGTAGACGGGGATGAACTCACTAAATCACCCACGGTAAACCTTACCAATACCCTGGCCGGACGCCTCCCGGGAGTAACGGCCATGCAGGCGAGCGGAGAACCGGGTTATGATAATTCCAGCATCAGGATCCGCGGCGTGAATTCCCTGGGTAACAGCGATGCGCTCATCGTTATTGACGGAGTTCCCAACCGTGCCGGCGGGCTGGCGCGGATCAATCCTGCCGATGTGGAAAGTATATCCGTCCTCAAAGACGCATCCGCAGCCATTTACGGTTCAAGGGCGGCAAATGGAGTTATTTTGGTGACCACCAAACGAGGCCAGACCGGGAAGCCCCAGTTGAGCTATGACTTCAGCTACGGGCTGCAGCAGCCTACCCGCGTACCGGAAATGTCGGACGCACCGGAATATGCCACCATCCGGAATGAGCTGCAGATATTTGATAATCTGCCTTCAGACGAATGGCAGGCGGCTTGGAACGCCTTTAACGCCGGGGAAGTGTACCAGCGTAACAATGGCGGCGAGCTGGGAGCCATCTATTCTCCAGAGGAACTCCAGAAATTTCGCGATGGATCGGACCCGCTCCGTTATCCCAATACAGACTGGTTTGCTACCACTTTGAAAGATTGGTCTCCCCAGCAGCAACATAACCTGCAGATAAGCGGAGGAACCGAAAACGTGAAATACCTGGCTTCTCTTGGCTATCAGAACCAGGACGGATATTACCGGGAATCCGCCACCGGCTATAAGCAATACGACCTTCGTTTAAACCTGGATGCGAAGATCAATGATTACATCAGCGCCCGGCTGGGCATTACCGCCCGGGAAGAATTCCGGCACTTTCCAACGCTTGGGGCAGGCGCTATTTTTCGGATGATCATGCGGGGCAAGCCAACGGAAATGGAAGTATGGCCTAACGGCCTGCCGGGTCCGGATATCGAATTCGGCCAAAACCCCTACGTGATTACCACCGATCTTACCGGGTATGACCGTGACAAAAGAGATTATTTTCAAACAAACGGCCAGGTGGATATCACCATTCCCGGAGTGGAAGGCCTGAAGATCACCGGCCAGGCGGCCATTGACAAGTTCTCGGGCCGCCGTAAGCGCTGGGAAAAGCCCTGGACGCTTTATTATTGGGACGGAACTTCCTTTGAGGAAGACGGGGTCACGCCGGCCTTACGAGGCGAAGTACGTTCGCCATTTACCGATCCCCGGCTGCAGGAGTGGGCGGCAAGCGAGTTGGCTGTGAACCTGACGGGTATGGTCAATTACGACCGGGTATTCGGAGGCCACACCCTAAACTTGCTCGCCGGCGTTCAACGCGAGGAAGTGGAGCATGATAATTTCTGGGCATTCCGGCGGTATTTTATTTCCGGTTTGATAGATCAGCTGTCGGTAGGCGGCACGGAAGAGCAGAATATAGGCGTTGGCGATGGCGATCCTTATTCCCTGTTCCAGCGAGCGCGCCTCAGCTATTTCGGAAGAGTGGGATATAATTACAAGGAAAAGTATCTTGCTGAATTCCTTTGGCGGGTGGATGGGTCTTATATTTTCCCGCCCGAGAATCGTTTCGGGTTTTTCCCGGGAATTACCCTGGGCTGGCGGATCTCGGAAGAGCCTTTCTGGAAAGATAACATTAGTTTCGTCAACAACCTGAAAATAAGAGGTTCCTGGGGACAAATGGGAGCGGAAGCTTATCTGCCCGATATTAACAACTTAGGCTCTGCCGGCACACTGGCCCAATATCAATACCTTGCCAGCATGGGCTACGGATCGTATATTATTGCCGACCAGGTTACCCAATCCCTCTCTGAAAGTAATGTGCCCAACCTGAACTTTGGCTGGGAAGTAGCCAATAATATGAATATCGGTTTGGAAGCCGCTTTTTTGGATCATAAGTTAAACCTGGAATTCGAGTATTTCAATAATAAGCGAACCCAAATCCTTATTACGCGGGGCGGGTCCATTCCCGGCAGCAGCGGCATTGTGAATAAGCTGCCCCCGGTGAACCTGGGTGAAGTTACCAATAAGGGCTGGGAATACCAGGTTGGCTATGGAGATCAGAAAGGTGATTTCAGCTATAATGTAAGCGTGAACGGAGGTTATGCAAAAAGCGAGATTGTTTTCTGGGATGAAACTCCGGGTGCGCCGGAATGGCAGCAGACCACCGGAAGCCCCATAGGCGCCTTCCTGCTATACCAGTACGATGGGGTATTCAGGGACCAGGCGGCTATCGATGCTAATACCATTGACTACAGCGCTATTTCGGGAACGCTTCAGCCTGGTGACATGAAATTCAAGGACGTGAATAATGACGGAAAAATTGACGGTGATGATCAGGTGCGAATGGACCAGACGGATGTCCCTACCTTCAGCGGCGGCCTGAATATCAACCTGCGATTCAGGAACTTCGACCTCTCTGTCTTGTTCCAGGGAGCGGCAGGCGCTTTGCAATTCGTTGGCTTGACCGAATCAGGGGATATCGGCAATTATTTGAAATGGTCTTATGACCACCGCTGGACCATAGATAATCCCAGTAGTGTTGATCCACGCCTGGCCAACCGTGGGAATACCTACTACACCAATTTCTCCATTGCCGGCGAAAACACATACTGGGCCCGGAAAAACGATTACCTGCGGCTCAAGAACCTGGAAATTGGCTATACCCTGCCAGCGACCCTTACCGAACGCTGGAGCATCAGCAATCTCAGGGTCTATATCAGCGGACTGAACCTGGCAACCTGGGATGAAATAGAGGTTTGGGATCCGGAATCCACCAATAACAGCGGACAATATTATCCGCAGGCCCGGGTTATTAACGCAGGCATAAACGTAGCATTTTAA
- a CDS encoding RagB/SusD family nutrient uptake outer membrane protein, giving the protein MNRSIKNMLLIAGIAGLLTSCSNDFLDREPLDQISGDQVWQDGPAAEAFVTEIYNGLESGGFFEQMLASLSDEAVFTHAGRNINIVNQGDLSPSNLGWVDGTYAWNNMYTRIRACNMVIDNLSSPDLNTITDEELKSRLLGEAYFLRGYYYHQLLRYHGSVPLITKVYGLDEDYSAARNTFEECVNFIVDDCDSAAIRLEGKSMDKGRATAVAAMALKSRILLYAASDLHDIAVASTKSDLIAQYGNPEFLGYTSGDRTARWTAARDAAKAVMDAAGGGYKLGLTSPVSPEEGTDNYISISMGGESGAENADPAAAVELLFARYFSVDKDEQGTHVGRNNGPNGYHNWAGNTPLGLLVDDYEMADGTPFSWANPEHEADPYDNRDPRFYATILYDGAPWKPRDLVSGDVDPANEIQTGSYDIIGPNGKTTHWGLDTRFSSIEDWNGSRTGYYMRKFIDPDPAIIDASDRQVIPWPFFRYTEAVFNYVEACIELNQLSEAILWLNRIRFRSGMPAITETGQAELRDRYRHERRIEMAYEEQRYHDTRRWMIAEETLGRDMTYITITGKFKPGQQMSAPYHHDETVYDYTYTPVVNTDFENRTWVDKMYFRPFSRDEVNRNSALVQNPGYE; this is encoded by the coding sequence ATGAATCGTTCAATAAAAAATATGCTGTTGATTGCAGGGATCGCAGGACTGCTGACATCCTGCAGCAATGACTTTCTTGACCGTGAACCCCTTGACCAGATATCCGGGGACCAGGTATGGCAGGACGGGCCCGCCGCGGAAGCCTTTGTAACCGAGATCTACAACGGGCTTGAAAGCGGCGGCTTTTTCGAGCAGATGCTGGCTTCGCTTTCGGATGAGGCGGTTTTTACGCATGCGGGCCGTAATATCAACATCGTGAATCAGGGCGACCTGAGTCCTTCCAACCTTGGCTGGGTGGACGGCACATATGCCTGGAACAATATGTATACCCGGATCAGGGCCTGTAATATGGTAATCGACAATTTAAGTTCTCCTGATCTGAATACGATTACCGACGAAGAGCTGAAATCGCGTTTGCTGGGAGAAGCTTATTTCCTGCGGGGCTATTATTATCACCAGTTGCTTCGTTATCATGGCAGCGTCCCGCTGATCACAAAGGTATATGGCCTTGACGAAGATTATTCAGCAGCGCGGAATACCTTTGAGGAATGTGTGAATTTTATAGTGGATGACTGCGATAGCGCAGCGATAAGGCTTGAAGGCAAGAGCATGGACAAAGGCCGGGCTACCGCCGTTGCTGCAATGGCCCTGAAATCCCGAATTTTACTATATGCCGCCAGCGATTTGCACGATATTGCCGTAGCCAGCACAAAATCTGACCTGATAGCCCAATACGGCAATCCCGAGTTCCTGGGCTATACCAGTGGAGACCGGACAGCCCGCTGGACTGCCGCCCGCGATGCCGCAAAGGCGGTGATGGATGCCGCCGGCGGAGGATATAAATTAGGCCTGACAAGTCCCGTTTCTCCCGAAGAGGGCACAGACAATTATATTTCTATTTCCATGGGCGGAGAGAGCGGCGCTGAAAATGCCGACCCCGCCGCCGCCGTAGAATTATTATTTGCCCGTTATTTTAGTGTTGACAAGGACGAACAGGGCACCCATGTGGGTCGGAACAACGGTCCTAACGGATATCATAACTGGGCCGGGAACACGCCTTTGGGCCTGCTGGTAGATGATTATGAAATGGCGGACGGGACTCCTTTCAGCTGGGCGAATCCGGAACATGAGGCAGATCCGTATGATAACCGCGATCCTCGTTTCTATGCAACCATCCTATACGACGGCGCCCCCTGGAAACCGCGCGATCTTGTTTCGGGTGATGTGGATCCGGCCAACGAAATTCAAACCGGCAGTTACGATATAATCGGCCCCAACGGGAAGACCACACATTGGGGCCTGGATACACGCTTCAGTTCCATTGAGGACTGGAACGGAAGCCGTACCGGGTATTATATGAGAAAGTTCATCGACCCTGATCCGGCTATTATCGACGCCAGCGACAGGCAGGTGATCCCCTGGCCATTCTTCCGCTATACGGAAGCGGTTTTCAACTATGTGGAAGCTTGTATCGAACTCAACCAGCTAAGCGAAGCCATCCTCTGGCTGAACCGCATTCGCTTCCGTTCAGGAATGCCCGCTATCACGGAAACCGGCCAGGCGGAATTAAGGGACCGTTACCGCCACGAGAGACGAATAGAAATGGCGTATGAGGAACAACGTTACCACGACACCCGGCGCTGGATGATCGCCGAGGAAACACTCGGCCGGGACATGACATATATCACTATAACCGGTAAGTTTAAGCCGGGACAGCAAATGTCGGCCCCCTACCACCACGACGAAACGGTTTACGACTATACCTATACGCCGGTGGTTAACACGGACTTCGAAAACCGGACGTGGGTAGACAAAATGTACTTCCGTCCCTTTAGCCGGGATGAAGTAAACCGAAACAGCGCCCTTGTGCAGAATCCGGGATATGAATAA
- a CDS encoding acyl-CoA desaturase → MIILYFFLVHWFVSLFFQTFFLHRYASHKMFNANPFWEKFFYFCTWFFQGASFLNPRAYGIMHRMHHAYSDTEKDPHSPHFFKDVFSMMWQTKKIYNDYVKHNVKPERAFDVEYPTWPLIDRIGDHWASRIGWGLAYTAFYIVFATHWAMFLLLPIHYLMGPVHGAIVNWCGHKYGYSNFDNHDHSKNTTPWGFAMLGELFQNNHHKHPNSPKFSKKWFEIDPVYPVMKLMHYMRIIRLRKMQA, encoded by the coding sequence GTGATAATACTATATTTTTTCCTGGTACATTGGTTTGTATCTTTGTTTTTTCAAACATTTTTCCTGCACAGGTATGCCTCCCACAAAATGTTCAACGCGAATCCTTTCTGGGAGAAATTTTTCTATTTCTGCACGTGGTTTTTCCAGGGAGCTTCCTTCCTGAACCCGCGGGCTTACGGGATCATGCACCGTATGCACCATGCCTATAGCGACACGGAAAAAGATCCGCATTCGCCGCACTTTTTCAAGGACGTTTTTTCCATGATGTGGCAAACGAAAAAGATCTATAATGACTATGTAAAACACAATGTGAAACCGGAGCGGGCTTTTGACGTGGAGTATCCCACCTGGCCGTTAATTGACCGTATCGGGGATCACTGGGCTTCCCGGATCGGATGGGGGCTTGCCTATACGGCGTTTTACATTGTGTTTGCCACTCACTGGGCGATGTTCCTCCTGCTTCCTATTCATTACCTGATGGGGCCTGTACACGGGGCTATCGTAAACTGGTGCGGCCACAAGTATGGCTACTCCAATTTTGACAATCACGATCATTCGAAAAATACGACGCCCTGGGGCTTCGCGATGTTGGGAGAATTATTCCAGAATAATCACCATAAACACCCTAACAGCCCGAAGTTTTCGAAAAAGTGGTTTGAGATTGACCCGGTTTATCCGGTGATGAAACTGATGCATTATATGCGCATCATCCGGTTACGAAAGATGCAGGCCTGA
- a CDS encoding PepSY-like domain-containing protein, whose amino-acid sequence MFKNTIRTLLIFLFAGLSFSVSAQSSEEVEASVKEDIMERYPGLGEFTLQNQLVRVVAEFELNDTSYTSVYSSKGKWQHTIYGIDPADLPAEVTDGFEKSKYAVDWEITAAEVYDTPSKGVQYRITVEKNQFQKKYLYFNEKGRLIRDALTL is encoded by the coding sequence ATGTTCAAGAATACGATCAGAACCTTGCTTATTTTTCTCTTTGCCGGACTTTCTTTCAGCGTTTCCGCGCAATCATCCGAAGAAGTCGAAGCCAGCGTAAAAGAGGATATTATGGAGCGGTATCCGGGACTCGGGGAGTTCACCCTTCAGAATCAGCTGGTGCGTGTAGTGGCGGAATTTGAACTGAATGATACCAGTTACACATCCGTTTATTCTTCCAAAGGGAAATGGCAGCATACTATTTACGGCATTGACCCTGCGGATCTCCCGGCGGAAGTCACCGACGGCTTTGAAAAAAGCAAGTATGCCGTTGACTGGGAGATCACGGCTGCGGAAGTATATGACACTCCTTCCAAAGGAGTACAGTATCGTATTACCGTTGAAAAGAACCAGTTTCAAAAAAAATATCTTTATTTTAATGAAAAAGGCCGCCTGATTCGGGATGCTTTAACGCTTTAG
- a CDS encoding MBOAT family protein, whose product MDKFLSISAGYLCFQLLSGYWITKITSVRTARLLAWIHALTAVLAGHWLTLECSPFVRMTVIIVFLFVAMKIVVCSDYYPGRSKLGPIQWGCFALAWPGMRPSLFEEIPFRPVTGGGRLAFQGFLAMIIGCGLLWLASTVSGTGSGSYWIKFILSLTGLSLMFHFGLLRIIAGCWRFAGLNVKQLFNKPFRAETLGEFWNSRWNIAFTEMTALSIYRPIRKMQDKPAGIVGAFLASGIFHEIAISLPVMKGFGLPLIYFAIQGVMVIIQERAIKNSKWFFKT is encoded by the coding sequence ATGGATAAATTTCTGAGCATTTCCGCCGGATACCTGTGCTTCCAGCTCTTAAGCGGTTATTGGATAACGAAGATAACATCTGTCCGAACAGCCAGGCTCCTGGCTTGGATACATGCGCTGACGGCAGTTCTGGCCGGGCATTGGCTCACGCTTGAATGTTCACCTTTTGTACGCATGACTGTCATTATCGTTTTTCTGTTTGTTGCCATGAAAATTGTGGTTTGCAGCGATTACTATCCGGGCAGAAGCAAGTTGGGCCCTATTCAATGGGGCTGCTTTGCGCTCGCCTGGCCTGGGATGCGTCCCTCGCTGTTTGAAGAGATACCCTTTCGGCCGGTAACCGGAGGCGGAAGGCTAGCCTTTCAAGGTTTTTTGGCCATGATAATTGGTTGCGGGCTGTTATGGCTCGCCTCCACCGTTTCCGGAACCGGCAGTGGATCCTACTGGATAAAGTTTATTTTATCGCTAACCGGCCTCAGTCTCATGTTCCATTTTGGATTGTTACGGATAATAGCCGGATGCTGGCGGTTTGCCGGCTTAAATGTCAAGCAATTGTTCAACAAACCATTCCGAGCTGAAACCCTGGGAGAGTTCTGGAATAGCCGCTGGAACATAGCCTTTACGGAAATGACTGCTCTGAGCATTTATCGCCCCATCAGGAAAATGCAGGACAAACCCGCTGGAATAGTAGGCGCATTTCTGGCGTCGGGCATATTTCACGAAATCGCCATCAGCCTTCCGGTGATGAAAGGATTTGGTTTGCCTCTGATCTACTTTGCCATCCAGGGAGTTATGGTAATAATCCAGGAACGCGCGATAAAAAACTCAAAATGGTTCTTTAAGACCTGA
- the manD gene encoding D-mannonate dehydratase ManD, whose translation MKITGAKLIVCSPGRNFVTLKLTTDEGIYGLGDATLNGREKAVATYLEEYCLPSLTGRDPFDTEDTWQYFYRSPYWKRGPVTMTAIAAIDMALWDIKAKALKVPLYKLLGGKTREKILVYCHANGRNAGEALDDVGRHMELGYKAIRVQSGVPGVRDSYGVPRHGEKYEPALRDQLPKEGRWDTEKYLRFAPTLFDEIRSAYGEDLHLLHDVHHRLKPVEAARLGKELEPFRLFWIEDAIPADLQEGFRLIRHHTVTPLAVGEVFNSVHDCHTLITEQLIDYIRMTIVHGGGITPLLKLANLAALYHVRTGFHGATDLSPVTMAAALHFDLAIHNFGIQEHMPHSELTDEVFPHAYSYKDGYMYPGDAPGLGVDLNEELAAKYPYERAWLPANRLEDGTMWDW comes from the coding sequence ATGAAAATAACCGGCGCTAAATTGATTGTCTGCTCCCCGGGACGAAACTTCGTCACGCTGAAGCTAACGACCGACGAGGGCATCTACGGCCTTGGCGACGCTACACTGAACGGCCGCGAGAAGGCGGTAGCCACTTACCTGGAAGAATACTGCCTGCCTTCCCTTACTGGCCGCGACCCCTTCGATACGGAAGACACCTGGCAGTACTTTTACCGCTCGCCCTATTGGAAACGGGGCCCTGTTACCATGACCGCCATTGCAGCTATTGACATGGCGCTCTGGGACATTAAAGCCAAAGCGCTGAAGGTGCCTCTGTATAAATTACTTGGCGGAAAAACCAGGGAAAAGATCCTGGTATATTGCCACGCTAACGGCAGGAATGCAGGAGAAGCCCTGGACGACGTAGGACGCCACATGGAACTGGGATACAAAGCCATTCGCGTACAATCCGGCGTACCCGGTGTCAGGGATTCTTACGGCGTTCCCAGGCACGGGGAAAAATACGAACCGGCCCTCCGCGACCAGCTCCCGAAGGAAGGCCGCTGGGACACCGAAAAATACCTCCGCTTCGCCCCCACGCTCTTTGATGAAATAAGAAGCGCTTACGGCGAAGACCTGCATTTACTGCATGACGTCCATCACCGCCTGAAACCGGTAGAAGCAGCAAGGCTCGGAAAAGAACTGGAACCTTTCCGCCTTTTCTGGATAGAAGACGCTATTCCCGCCGACCTCCAGGAGGGCTTTCGCCTGATCCGCCATCATACCGTAACGCCTCTGGCTGTAGGAGAAGTTTTCAACTCGGTCCATGACTGCCACACGCTCATTACCGAACAACTGATCGACTACATCCGGATGACCATCGTCCACGGCGGAGGCATTACCCCGCTCCTGAAACTGGCCAACCTGGCCGCCTTATACCACGTACGCACCGGCTTCCACGGCGCCACCGACCTTTCGCCGGTCACGATGGCCGCCGCCCTGCATTTTGACCTGGCCATCCACAATTTCGGCATCCAGGAACACATGCCGCATTCCGAACTGACCGATGAAGTATTTCCTCATGCCTATTCTTATAAAGACGGCTATATGTACCCGGGCGACGCTCCCGGGCTTGGTGTAGACCTGAACGAAGAACTTGCTGCTAAATATCCTTATGAGCGCGCCTGGCTGCCGGCTAACCGGCTGGAGGATGGGACGATGTGGGATTGGTAG
- a CDS encoding SDR family NAD(P)-dependent oxidoreductase, which yields MTDLLTLDNKLALITGGGTGLGLGIARVFVKQGARVLITGRRETVLQQACLQLGPLASYAVSDITDFKTLPGFIAETEATAGSIDILVNNAGIHLKKDALDVTDDEFEQVIRTNQQAVFALSREVAKCMAERRRGSIIMISSMAAQYGLPKVIAYTAAKTAIEGMTRALAVEWSPKGIRVNCLAPGFIQTEMSSSALNNDPERKNKVLGRTPIGSLGDPEDVGYAAAFLASDAAKYLTGVVLPVDGGNSIGF from the coding sequence ATGACTGACCTCCTTACTCTTGATAATAAACTCGCCCTGATCACCGGAGGTGGCACAGGGCTGGGCCTTGGAATCGCCAGGGTATTTGTAAAACAGGGCGCCCGGGTGCTTATTACCGGGCGCCGCGAAACGGTATTGCAACAGGCATGCCTGCAGCTGGGCCCTCTTGCCTCTTATGCCGTTTCCGACATAACGGATTTTAAAACCCTGCCGGGATTTATCGCCGAAACCGAAGCCACAGCCGGAAGCATTGACATCCTGGTAAACAACGCCGGCATTCACCTGAAAAAGGATGCGCTCGATGTCACCGACGATGAATTTGAACAAGTGATCCGCACCAACCAGCAGGCCGTGTTCGCCCTTAGCAGGGAGGTGGCCAAATGCATGGCCGAGCGCCGCCGCGGCAGCATTATTATGATCAGCTCTATGGCGGCGCAATACGGATTGCCGAAAGTGATCGCCTATACCGCGGCAAAAACGGCTATCGAGGGGATGACCCGCGCGCTGGCCGTGGAATGGTCGCCCAAAGGCATCCGCGTAAACTGCCTCGCGCCGGGCTTTATTCAAACCGAAATGTCCTCCAGCGCATTGAACAATGACCCCGAGCGAAAGAACAAAGTCCTTGGCCGCACACCTATCGGCTCCCTGGGAGACCCCGAAGACGTGGGTTACGCAGCGGCCTTCCTCGCATCGGACGCGGCAAAATACCTCACAGGAGTAGTGCTGCCCGTAGACGGCGGAAATTCAATCGGATTCTGA